The Camelina sativa cultivar DH55 chromosome 14, Cs, whole genome shotgun sequence genome includes a window with the following:
- the LOC104740595 gene encoding transcription factor MYB35-like, which produces MVRSCSSKSKNPWANEEDTTQKFVFASASKNGSAAPKKIGLRRCGKSCRVRKTDHSGTKHESFTSEEEDLIIKMHAAMGSRWQLIAQHLPGKTEEEVKMFWNTKLKKKLSEMGIDHVTHRPFSHVLAEYGNINGGGNLNPNPSNQGGPLGRNHSLNEDTHQQQPDDSGDLMFHLQAIKLMTESSNQVKPESTFVYASSSSSNSSPPLFSSTCSTIAQESSELNFTWSDFLLDHENQQSHHHPQELDNLFGNDFSEVAAATMPNTSTIASQIEEESSSNGFVESIIAKEKELFLGFPGYLENPFHF; this is translated from the exons atggtgagatcttgctcttcaaaatcaaagaatcCTTGGGCAAACGAAGAAGACACCACCCAAAAGTTTGTGTTTGCGTCTGCGTCTAAAAACGGATCTGCAGCTCCTAAGAAAATAG GACTTAGGAGATGTGGGAAGAGTTGCAGAGTGAGAAAGACTGATCATTCAGGAACAAAGCATGAGAGCTTCacttctgaagaagaagatctgatCATCAAGATGCACGCAGCAATGGGAAGCAG ATGGCAACTTATTGCACAACATTTACCAGgaaagacagaagaagaagtgaagatgTTTTGGAAcacaaaactaaagaagaaactGTCTGAAATGGGGATAGATCATGTCACTCACCGTCCCTTTTCTCACGTACTTGCTGAATACGGCAATATTAATGGTGGTGGGaacctaaaccctaatccttctAACCAAGGCGGACCTCTTGGACGTAATCACTCGCTCAACGAGGATACTCATCAACAGCAACCTGATGATTCAGGAGATCTCATGTTTCATTTACAAGCAATCAAGCTTATGACCGAGTCATCGAACCAAGTCAAGCCCGAGTCAACGTTTGTGTACgcctcgtcgtcttcttctaaTTCGTCTCCTCCGTTGTTTTCTTCAACCTGTTCCACCATAGCTCAGGAGAGTTCAGAGCTTAACTTCACTTGGTCTGACTTTCTTCTTGACCATGAAAACCAACagagtcatcatcatcctcaagAACTAGACAATTTGTTCGGCAACGACTTCTCTGAGGTAGCAGCAGCTACGATGCCTAATACATCAACAATAGCTTCTCAGATTGAAGAAGAATCTTCGAGCAACGGGTTCGTTGAATCGATTATAGCTAAAGAAAAAGAGTTGTTCTTGGGATTTCCCGGCTATTTGGAGAACCCTTTCCATTTTTAG
- the LOC104740596 gene encoding kelch repeat-containing protein At1g19470-like, with product MVNISEISDDSNDGGDPNKKPEELDKKPKEEAVLRSTRNENRNKKPEEEDVEEEEDVAEEKEEEEERRSTSFPLPNDVTEALVALIRRCDYPSLSSVSRYFSGLIASSSLYETRARLGLSETFLYASIRYSTTNDLQSWHILHRNKASSLRLTKLGSLPPVPWGASVVTIGLEMYVIGGIIDLTRSKVMNVIDCRTHKCRSLPPMRRGRNKAAAGVIDGKIYVIGGFRKRCPLESEWIEVFDLEKQIWESLPGPYPESSTSSQFRTYVVMEDKIYILDYKGCLVYEPKRRRGDEWDASAVGAAHPIKNMWKESFAVQCVVDDMLYTVDRRCTLGHPIVVYDPKEKTWRPVKGESLRRLPNYIVHPASEMANFGGKLAILGSKRSYVHGDCIGREKGIWCAMIVLEKREGGEIWGNVESLDCVLGGINHLTVRLCRTLTI from the coding sequence ATGGTTAACATCTCTGAAATTTCCGACGACTCTAATGACGGCGGCGATCCAAACAAGAAACCAGAAGAACTCgacaagaaaccaaaagaagaagcagtTTTAAGAAGTACAAGAAACGAGAACCGAAACAAGAAGCCGGAGGAAGAagacgtagaagaagaagaagacgtagcagaagaaaaagaagaagaagaagagagacgttCGACATCTTTCCCACTTCCAAACGATGTCACTGAAGCTCTCGTCGCACTCATCCGGAGATGTGATTACCCAAGTCTCTCTTCCGTCTCCCGTTACTTTTCCGGTTTGATCGCTTCGTCAAGTCTCTACGAAACGCGTGCGCGCCTCGGTCTTTCCGAAACGTTTCTTTATGCATCCATCCGATACAGTACTACTAATGATCTCCAAAGCTGGCATATTCTGCATCGAAACAAGGCTTCTTCTTTACGACTGACCAAACTCGGTTCGCTTCCACCCGTGCCTTGGGGAGCTTCTGTCGTCACTATCGGTTTAGAGATGTATGTGATCGGTGGAATCATCGACCTAACACGCTCGAAGGTTATGAATGTCATCGATTGCAGAACTCACAAGTGTCGCTCGCTCCCTCCAATGAGAAGAGGTCGTAACAAGGCAGCCGCCGGAGTAATTGACGGGAAGATTTACGTAATCGGAGGTTTCAGGAAGCGATGTCCATTGGAGTCGGAATGGATCGAAGTGTTCGATCTTGAGAAACAGATTTGGGAATCTTTGCCTGGTCCGTACCCTGAATCTAGTACGTCTAGCCAGTTTAGGACATATGTTGTGATGGAAGACAAGATTTACATTTTGGATTATAAAGGTTGTTTGGTCTAcgaaccaaaaagaagaagaggtgatGAATGGGACGCATCTGCCGTCGGTGCTGCACATCCAATAAAGAATATGTGGAAAGAGTCATTTGCTGTGCAATGTGTGGTAGATGATATGCTGTATACAGTTGATCGTCGGTGTACTCTTGGACATCCAATAGTCGTATATGATCCAAAGGAGAAGACTTGGAGACCTGTGAAAGGTGAATCTTTGAGGAGGCTACCAAATTATATCGTCCATCCTGCTTCTGAAATGGCGAATTTTGGTGGAAAGTTGGCGATTTTGGGCAGTAAGAGGAGCTATGTTCATGGTGATTGCATTGGCAGGGAAAAAGGTATTTGGTGCGCAATGATCGTGTTGGAAAAACGTGAAGGAGGTGAGATTTGGGGGAATGTGGAATCACTCGACTGTGTGCTTGGAGGCATTAACCATCTCACGGTTCGGCTTTGTCGAACTCTTACCATTTGA
- the LOC104740597 gene encoding germin-like protein subfamily T member 1: protein MMTTLQISSSSLFISFLLTLSLFVIPSLSSDSDPLQDFCIGDLKASPSINGFPCKSAVSASDFFFSGLGGPLDTSNPNGVNVAPANVLTFPGLNTLGISMNNVELAPGGVNSPHLHPRATEVGTVIEGSVFVGFLTTNNTLFSKVLNAGEAFVIPRGLVHFQWNVGQVKARLITAFNSQLPGAVILPNTLFGSNPEIPNAVLTRAFRTDDTTVHNLKSKFAG, encoded by the coding sequence ATGATGACTACTCTCCAaatctcttcgtcttctcttttCATATCTTTCCTTCTAACTCTTAGTCTCTTTGTAATCCCATCTCTCTCATCTGATTCTGATCCTTTGCAAGACTTCTGCATTGGCGATCTCAAAGCTTCTCCATCCATCAATGGCTTCCCTTGCAAGTCAGCCGTCTCTGCTtctgacttcttcttctccggcttAGGTGGTCCCTTAGACACTTCAAACCCTAACGGCGTAAATGTTGCTCCCGCCAACGTCCTTACCTTTCCAGGTCTAAACACTTTAGGAATCTCGATGAACAACGTCGAATTAGCTCCAGGCGGCGTGAATTCGCCTCACTTGCACCCGCGTGCAACCGAAGTAGGAACTGTGATCGAAGGCTCGGTCTTTGTCGGGTTCTTGACCACAAACAACACGCTGTTCTCGAAGGTTTTGAATGCCGGAGAGGCGTTTGTTATCCCTAGAGGATTGGTTCATTTCCAATGGAACGTTGGCCAAGTGAAAGCGCGTTTGATAACCGCTTTTAACAGCCAGCTCCCAGGAGCAGTTATTTTGCCTAATACTCTGTTTGGTTCGAACCCTGAGATTCCAAACGCAGTGTTGACCAGAGCGTTTAGGACTGATGATACAACTGTGCACAATCTCAAGTCCAAGTTTGCTGGTTGA
- the LOC104740599 gene encoding germin-like protein subfamily T member 2, whose amino-acid sequence MTTTLFISFFLTLCLFVIPSLSSDSDPLQDFCVGDLKASPSINGFPCKSAVSASDFFFSGLGAPLNTTNANGVAVSPANVLTFPGLNTLGLSMNNVEFAPGGVNPPHSHPRATEAGVVIEGSVFVGFLTTNNTLFSKVIHAGEMFVVPRGLVHFQWNVGKGKARLITAFNSQLPGSAVLPSSLFGSNPTIPNPVLTKTFRTDDVTVNKLKSMFAV is encoded by the coding sequence ATGACGACTACTCTTTTCATATCTTTCTTTCTAACCCTATGCCTTTTCGTAATCCCATCTCTCTCATCTGATTCTGATCCTTTACAAGACTTCTGCGTTGGCGATCTCAAAGCTTCTCCTTCAATCAATGGCTTCCCTTGCAAGTCAGCCGTCTCCGCTtctgacttcttcttctctggctTAGGTGCTCCTTTAAACACCACGAACGCTAACGGGGTAGCCGTGTCTCCCGCCAACGTCTTAACTTTTCCGGGTCTAAACACTTTAGGACTCTCGATGAACAACGTTGAATTCGCTCCAGGAGGTGTAAACCCGCCTCACTCGCACCCGCGTGCAACGGAAGCTGGAGTTGTGATCGAAGGTTCGGTTTTTGTCGGGTTCTTGACTACTAACAACACGCTGTTCTCGAAGGTTATACATGCCGGAGAGATGTTCGTTGTCCCAAGAGGATTGGTTCATTTCCAGTGGAATGTTGGTAAAGGGAAAGCGCGTTTGATAACCGCTTTTAACAGTCAGCTCCCAGGATCAGCTGTTCTGCCTAGTTCTCTGTTTGGCTCAAACCCTACGATTCCAAATCCTGTTTTGACCAAAACGTTTAGGACTGATGATGTAACTGTGAACAAACTCAAGTCCATGTTTGCTGTTTGA
- the LOC109128808 gene encoding uncharacterized protein LOC109128808: MNQSSRDNEHLSGMYNLREQSVVSSQEPDKNRSFDHNSSFGCTRVRVRRVYTSWSEFNVVHRES; the protein is encoded by the coding sequence ATGAACCAATCCTCTAGGGACAACGAACATCTCTCCGGCATGTATAACCTTCGAGAACAGAGTGTTGTTAGTAGTCAAGAACCCGACAAAAACCGATCCTTCGATCACAACTCCAGCTTCGGTTGCACGCGGGTGCGAGTGAGGCGGGTTTACACCTCCTGGAGCGAATTCAACGTTGTTCATCGAGAGTCCTAA
- the LOC104740600 gene encoding probable myosin-binding protein 5, whose amino-acid sequence MSNRSFKSFVEKELGTYPHFLIYALLEWILIIILFIDGFLAFFSNQMAKFFDLKIPCLLCTRLDHVLVRTNPDFYYNDSICDAHKKNVSSLAYCHVHKKLSEIKRMCEGCLLSFATEKESDVDTYKSLIGILHKDLELLIDDERELQLAFPVTGSKREDNFYQIDYRTNNGNDRFQQQQRCSCCGELLKVKSDKPKTSNQSFFGAPSPSPRVSFNQRTLDVSNIKYTELTEDEYALNTKGALVDSVDDRTPSFVKGGNKFFGIPLSDSVQNSPRWSVRSMKKSLTDQNGSENEVLDGDSILHHLNRQVRLDRKSLMDLYMELDEERSASAVAANNAMAMITRLQAEKAAVQMEALQYQRMMDEQAEYDQEALQSMNGLLVKREEEMKELEAEIEAYRLRYGLLGEEDEERGEAAEEFLDEEKDETKPVSDLPVCSSNHEDDLEQMKDSVEESITTNGVIIEEENANASRKDMLVKEISEITERLNAIESKGELLQQISDVLDVSEGEAILLQISQNLHMLRSFIEMPSES is encoded by the exons ATGTCTAACCGTTCCTTCAAGAGTTTCGTAGAAAAAGAACTTGGAACCTACCCACATTTTCTAATCTACGCTCTTCTTGAATGGATCCTCATCATTATCCTCTTCATCGATGGCTTCCTAgctttcttctccaaccaaatGGCTAAGTTCTTCGATCTCAAAATCCCTTGTCTTCTCTGCACTAGGCTCGACCATGTTCTCGTCAGAACAAACCCTGATTTCTATTACAACGACTCGATATGCGATGCTCACAAGAAGAATGTCTCATCTCTCGCTTACTGTCATGTTCACAAGAAACTCTCTGAGATCAAACGAATGTGTGAAGGttgtcttctctctttcgcCACCGAGAAAGAATCAGATGTTGATACTTACAAGTCTCTTATTGGAATCTTACATAAGGATCTTGAGCTTCTTATCGATGATGAACGTGAGCTTCAACTGGCGTTTCCAGTTACGGGTTCTAAGAGAGAGGATAACTTTTATCAGATTGATTACAGAACTAACAATGGCAACGACAGGTTCCAGCAACAGCAACGTTGTTCTTGTTGTGGGGAGCTATTGAAGGTGAAATCTGATAAACCAAAGACTAGTAACCAATCTTTCTTTGGTGCTCCTAGTCCTTCTCCTAGAGTTTCATTCAATCAAAGAACCTTGGATGTGTCCAACATCAAATACACGGAGTTGACCGAGGATGAATATGCTCTTAACACGAAAGGAGCATTGGTGGATTCAGTCGATGATAGAACTCCAAGTTTTGTAAAAGGAGGCAATAAATTCTTTGGCATTCCACTTTCTGATTCGGTGCAGAATAGTCCACGATGGTCTGTTCGATCAATGAAGAAATCACTGACTGATCAGAATGGTTCGGAGAACGAAGTGTTGGATGGAGATTCGATACTTCATCATCTAAATAGACAGGTTAGATTGGATCGCAAGTCATTGATGGATTTGTATATGGAGTTAGACGAAGAGAGGAGTGCTTCAGCTGTTGCAGCAAACAACGCAATGGCTATGATCACGAGACTGCAAGCCGAGAAAGCTGCGGTTCAGATGGAGGCATTGCAGTATCAGAGAATGATGGATGAGCAAGCGGAATATGATCAAGAAGCTTTGCAGTCTATGAATGGTTTGCTGGttaagagagaagaggaaatgAAAGAGCTTGAAGCTGAAATCGAAGCTTATAGATTGAGATATGGATTGttgggagaagaagacgaagaaagaggagaagcaGCAGAAGAGTTtcttgatgaagaaaaagatgaaactaAACCGGTCTCAGATTTGCCTGTTTGTTCTTCAAATCATGAAGATGATTTGGAACAGATGAAAGATTCAGTTGAGGAGTCTATAACTACCAATGGTGTGATCATAGAGGAAGAAAATG CAAATGCAAGCAGAAAAGATATGTTAGTGAAGGAGATATCAGAGATTACAGAGAGACTAAATGCAATTGAATCAAAAGGTGAACTGTTGCAGCAAATTTCAGATGTTTTAGATGTTAGTGAAGGAGAAGCAATTCTATTACAGATATCTCAGAATCTGCATATGCTTCGTAGTTTCATCGAAATGCCATCAGAATCATGA
- the LOC104740601 gene encoding transcription factor MYB1R1, giving the protein MAAVSSSSETGDSGAVVKRDEIMLFGVRVVVDPMRKCVSLNNLSDYEEKSSPDDDQIPKLLVAGEDKNEADATTVILADGYASANDAVHISSSSGGNRERKRGVPWTENEHKRFLIGLQKVGKGDWKGISRNFVKSRTPTQVASHAQKYFLRRTNLNRRRRRSSLFDITTETVTEMPMEQDQAQECSPLPETKISSGHDQVMQVFPEVAVPTKFETSPQQTFNLNDTYLVPVTFQANPAFNLNTDAAPLSLNLSLATSFNLNEQPNSRHSAFTMMPSFSDGDSNSSIIRVA; this is encoded by the exons atggCCGCCGTAAGCAGCTCGTCGGAGACGGGAGACAGTGGCGCCGTCGTGAAGAGAGATGAGATCATGTTGTTTGGAGTTAGGGTTGTTGTTGATCCGATGAGAAAGTGTGTGAGTTTGAACAATCTCTCTGATTACGAAGAAAAGTCTTCGCCTGATGATGATCAGATCCCTAAGCTTCTCGTCGCCGGAGAAGATAAGAACGAAGCGGACGCGACGACGGTGATTCTCGCCGACGGCTACGCCTCCGCCAATGACGCTGTTCACATCTCGTCTTCTTCCGGGGGTAACCGCGAGAGGAAACGAG GAGTTCCGTGGACTGAGAATGAGCACAAGAGGTTCTTGATTGGGCTTCAGAAAGTAGGAAAAGGAGATTGGAAAGGCATATCAAGGAACTTTGTGAAGAGCAGGACTCCTACTCAGGTAGCAAGTCACGCTCAGAAGTACTTCCTTCGACGAACCAATCTCAACCGTCGTCGCCGAAGATCTAGCCTTTTTGACATTACAACCGAGACG GTTACAGAAATGCCCATGGAGCAAGATCAGGCTCAGGAGTGCTCACCACTACCTGAAACTAAGATCAGCTCTGGACATGATCAAGTTATGCAAGTTTTTCCTGAAGTTGCTGTGCCGACAAAATTTGAGACTTCACCACAACAGACGTTTAATCTCAACGATACATATCTGGTCCCAGTAACCTTCCAAGCAAATCCTGCTTTCAATCTCAACACAGATGCTGCACCGCTTTCTCTCAACCTTTCACTGGCCACCTCATTTAATCTTAACGAGCAACCCAACTCAAGACACTCAGCGTTCACAATGATGCCAAGCTTCAGTGATGGAGATAGCAATAGCAGCATCATCAGAGTTGCTTAG